Proteins encoded together in one Labrus mixtus chromosome 18, fLabMix1.1, whole genome shotgun sequence window:
- the LOC132992936 gene encoding claudin-20 has translation MASTGMQIFGFVLALLGIMGAMVATLLPNWKVSADVGSNIITAISQMQGLWMDCTWYSTGMFSCTLKYSVLSLPAYLQTARTTMVLCCVLAAMGLCLASLGLKCTRWGGGRRSKRHAAIASGACFVASGFLCLVPASWFTNEVITNFLDSSVPESNKFEPGGAVYVAFVSAGFLFVGGSIFCMSCSGKRHGPQDLVLLPPPDKLLLQQQQQQQLLQQQQELQHQYCSLSPLDNKTGYSLQDYV, from the coding sequence atggCATCCACGGGCATGCAGATATTTGGATTTGTCCTAGCGCTGCTGGGTATCATGGGTGCCATGGTGGCTACTCTGCTGCCCAACTGGAAGGTCAGCGCAGATGTGGGCTCCAACATCATCACGGCGATCTCCCAGATGCAGGGTCTGTGGATGGACTGCACATGGTACAGCACGGGCATGTTCAGCTGCACACTTAAGTATTCAGTGCTTTCACTACCTGCGTACTTGCAGACTGCCCGCACCACCATGGTACTCTGCTGCGTACTTGCTGCCATGGGTCTCTGCCTCGCATCCTTGGGACTAAAATGCACACGTTGGGGGGGTGGACGGCGCTCCAAGCGGCACGCTGCGATTGCCAGTGGTGCCTGTTTTGTTGCTTCGGGCTTTCTGTGTCTGGTGCCTGCTTCCTGGTTTACCAACGAGGTTATCACCAACTTCCTGGACTCAAGTGTGCCCGAGAGCAATAAGTTTGAGCCTGGGGGAGCAGTGTATGTGGCCTTTGTTTCAGCAGGATTCCTCTTTGTTGGGGGGTCCATCTTCTGTATGTCCTGCTCGGGGAAGAGGCATGGCCCCCAGGATCTGGTCCTGCTCCCTCCCCCTGACAAATTgctgctccagcagcagcaacagcaacagctgcttcagcagcagcaggagctccaGCATCAGTactgctctctctccccattAGACAATAAGACTGGCTACAGCCTGCAGGACTACGTGTAA